The region CACCGCGTTCCTCGAAAAACGTCCGCCGGTGTATCGATGAGCACGCCCACGTTCCAGTTGCCGTCGCGCCGCCGCATCTTCCTGATGCGGCACGGCGACGTCACGTACTTCGACGCATCCGGTCGAACGATCGATCCGGACACCGTGCCGCTGAATGACCACGGTCGCAGTCAGGCCAGCGCCGCAGGCCGCGCGTTCGCCGAAGCGGGCATCCGCTTCGACCGCGTGATCGTCAGCGGATTGCCGCGCACCGTCGAAACCGCGCAGCGCGTGCTCGCCGAGACCGGTCAAACGATCGAGCCCGAGATCGAACCCGCATGGCGCGAAATTCGCGGTGGCAAACTGGGCAGCCTGCCCGCTGCCGATCTCGAAGCGGCGTTTCTCTCCGCGTTCGACGGCATCGTCGACGAGGGCACGCGCTTTCTCGGCGGCGAGACGATCGGCGAGCTGTTCGATCGCGTGCTGCCGGCGCTCGTGACGCTGCGCGACGACACATCGTGGGACACCGTGCTGCTCGTGCTGCACGGCGGCGTGAACCGCGCGATCCTGTCGCATGCGTTAACTGCCGGCGGCCGCACGTTCTTCGGTCACCTCGCGCAGGCGACCGGCTGCATCAACGCGCTCGACGTCGGCGCGTCACCGCGCGACTGGGTGCTGCGCACGATCAATTACGCGCCGCCGTCGCCGCTGCATCGCGACGTCCGCAACACGACGATGGAAATGCTGTACGCGCAGTTCACTCAATACCGGCGACGCTGACCGGAACTGGAGGAGACAATGGTGCAACCAGCCGATCCCACGGACGGCACCGCAGCCCACGCGGACTATTCGGCGTTCGAAGGCACGCGTCCGGTGTCGGGACGTCAGCGCTTCGACGTCGATGCGTTGACCACATGGCTCGACACGCATGTCGACGGATTCGCGGGACCGCTCACGGTCGAGCAGTTCGCCGGCGGCCAGTCGAACCCGACCTTCAAGCTCGTCACGCCGCAGCGCGCGTACGTGATGCGTGCGAAGCCAGGACCGGCGGCGAAGCTGCTGCCGTCCGCGCATGCGGTCGAACGCGAGTACCGCGTGATGGATGCGCTCGCCGATACCGACGTGCCGGTCGCGAAGATGCTCGCGCTGTGCGAGGACGAAAGCGTGATCGGCCGCGCGTTCTACGTGATGGAGTTCGTGCAGGGACGCGTGCTGTGGGACCCGTCGCTGCCCGGCGCGAGCAGCGCCGAACGCACCGCGATCTTCGACGAGATGAATCGCGTGATCGCCGCGCTGCATTCGGTCGACGTCGCGGCCGTCGGACTCGCCGACTACGGCAAGCCGGGCAACTATTTCACGCGGCAGATCGGCCGCTGGAGCCGCCAGTACCAGGCATCCGAGACCGAGCCGATCGATGCGATGAACCGGTTGATCGACTGGCTGCCGCAGCACATACCCGACCAGGGCGATGCAGCGAACGAACGCGTGTCGATCGTGCACGGCGACTACCGGATGGACAATCTGATCTTCCATCCCGACGAGCCGCGCGTGCTCGCGGTGCTCGACTGGGAACTGTCGACGCTCGGCGATCCGCTCGCCGATTTCTCGTATCACTGCATGACATGGCACGTCGATCCGTCGCAGTTTCGCGGCATCGCGGGGCTCGACTGGGCCGCGCTCGGCATTCCCGACGAAGCGCACTACGTTGAGCGCTACCTCTCACGGACCGGGTTCGGGATACCCGGCGACTGGAATTTCTATCTCGCGTACAACATGTTCCGCATCGCGGCGATCCTGCAGGGGATCATGAAGCGCGTCGTCGATGGGACGGCTGCGAGTGCGCAGGCGCTCGACGCCGGTCGTCGCGCGCGTCCGATGGCGGAACTCGCGTGGCAGTACGCGCAGAAAGTGCGGTAAGCAGGTGCGGATGCCAACGCTGTTGCATCGACGCGCCGTCATCGTTCGCTGTCTGTTTTTTCGAGGCTACTCATGAATTTCGATTACACCCCGAAGGTCGACGCGCTGCGCGAAAAACTGCTCGCGTTCTTCGACGCACACATCTATCCGAACGAACCGGTCTTCACCGGCGAAATCGCGCGCAACCGGCAAAACGGCAACCCCTGGCTGCCGACCGAGCTGATCGAAACGCTGAAGCAGACCGCACGCGATGCTGGTCTATGGAATCTCTTCCTGCCCGACTCCGAACGCGGCGCCGGACTGACGAATCTCGAATACGCGCCACTGTGCGAAATCATGGGCCGGGTGCCGTGGGCGCCGGAAGTGTTCAACTGCAACGCGCCCGACACCGGCAACATGGAGACGATCGAGCGCTACGGCAGCGACGCGAATAAACGCGAATGGCTCGAACCGCTGCTCCAAGGGCAGATCCGCTCGGCGTTCCTGATGACGGAGCCGGACGTCGCGTCGTCGGATGCGACCAACATCCAGACGCGCATCACGCGAGACGGCGACGACTACGTGATCAACGGCCGCAAGTGGTGGTCATCGGGTGCGGGCGATCCGCGCTGCAAGGTGTACATCGTGATGGGCAAGACCGATCCGGATGCGCCGCGCCATCAGCAGCAGTCGATGATCCTCGTCCCCGCCGACGCGGCCGGCATCACCGTGCATCGCCCGCTGACGCTGTACGGTTACGACGACGCGCCGCACGGTCACATGGAGATCACGCTCGAGAACGTGCGCGTCCCTGCAGGCAATCTGCTGCTCGGCGAAGGGCGCGGCTTCGAAATCGCGCAGGGCCGGCTCGGACCGGGCCGCATCCATCACTGCATGCGGCTCATCGGCCTCGCCGAACGCGCGCTCGAACTGATGGCGAAGCGCACGCTCTCGCGCGTCGCATTCGGCAAGCCGATCGCCGAACAGGGCGTCACGCAGGAACGTATTGCGGAGGCGCGCTGCATGATCGAACAGGCTCGCCTGCTCACGCTGAAAACGGCCTACATGATGGACACCGTCGGCAACAAGGGCGCGCGCGGCGAGATCGCGATGATCAAGGTCGTCGCGCCGAACATGGCGTGTCAGATCATCGACTGGGCGATCCAGGCACACGGCGCGGGTGGTCTGTCCGACGACTTTCCGCTCGCGTATGCGTACGCGCTCGCGCGCACGCTGCGCTTCGCCGATGGTCCCGACGAAGTGCATCGGAATGCGATCGCGAAGCTCGAACTCGCACGTCATCTGCCGGCGCGGGCATAAGTCCATCAGTACGCTGGATGAAACGCAGCGTTTCATCCAGCCGCCTGCAGCACCGATCGAACTATGCTCTAATTTCCGCCTGCCCGGCCTCGCCTGCACACGCGTAGCGACGCATCGCGTGAACGACGGAGCCGCTTACACGGAACGAAGGAGCCACGATGATCGACGTTTACAGCTGGGCCACGCCGAACGGCCACAAGGTTCACATCATGCTCGAGGAAACGGGCCTCGAGTACACCGCGCATCCGGTCGATATCGGTGCCGGCGATCAGTTCAAACCCGACTTCCTCGCTGTCAGCCCCAACAACAAGATTCCCGCGATCGTCGATCCGGCCGGTCCGCGCGGTGCCGACGGTCGTCCGTTCGCGCTGTTCGAATCGGGTGCGATCCTGATTTATCTAGCCGAGAAAACCGGCCGCTTCCTGCCCACCGATCCCGCCGAACGCTACGCGACGCTGCAGTGGCTGATGTTCCAGATGGGCGGCATCGGTCCGATGCTCGGTCAGACGCACCACTTCCGCGTCTATGCGCCGGAACCGATCGAATACGCGATCAACCGCTACACGAACGAAACGCGTCGTCTGTACGGCGTGATGGACCGGCAGCTTGGCAAGCACGCGTATCTCGCCGGCGACGCGTACACGATCGCGGATATCGCGTCGTTTCCGTGGACGCGTTCATGGAAGAACCAGGGTATCGAACTCGACGATTTTCCGAACGTGAAGCGCTGGCACGAGGAAATTGCCGAGCGGCCGGCCGTGGTACGCGGCGTCGAAGTGCTTGCGTCGGTGCGCAAGCCGGTGATGGACGACAAGGCGAAGGAAATGCTGTTCGGCGCGACGCAGTACGCGAAGCGTTAATTGCACACGATGCCGGTCACGCACCGGCATCTCAAGTGATCTAGAAGTGGTGTCGCGTGATGAACTGCGCGATGCACACCGGACGCTCACTGCCCTCGCGCTCGAGCGTCACCATCCATTCCACCTGCACGCCGTTGTCGTCGACATCGGTTACGCGCTGTACCGCAAAGCGTGCTCGCACCTTTGTACCGACCGGCACCGGCGCGGTGAAGCGCACGCGATTCAATCCGTAGTTGACGCCCATCCGCTGCTGTAGCGTCACAGTCTCGTCGAGCAGTCCGGGAATCAGCGACAGCGTCAGGAAGCCGTGCGCGATTGGTCCGCCGAACGGCGACTCGCGTCGCGCACGTTCTGGATCGACGTGAATCCATTGACGATCGCCGGTCGCGTCCGCGAACCGGTCGACACGCGCCTGATCGATCTCGACCCAGCCGCTGACGAG is a window of Paraburkholderia flava DNA encoding:
- a CDS encoding histidine phosphatase family protein, translating into MSTPTFQLPSRRRIFLMRHGDVTYFDASGRTIDPDTVPLNDHGRSQASAAGRAFAEAGIRFDRVIVSGLPRTVETAQRVLAETGQTIEPEIEPAWREIRGGKLGSLPAADLEAAFLSAFDGIVDEGTRFLGGETIGELFDRVLPALVTLRDDTSWDTVLLVLHGGVNRAILSHALTAGGRTFFGHLAQATGCINALDVGASPRDWVLRTINYAPPSPLHRDVRNTTMEMLYAQFTQYRRR
- a CDS encoding phosphotransferase; translated protein: MVQPADPTDGTAAHADYSAFEGTRPVSGRQRFDVDALTTWLDTHVDGFAGPLTVEQFAGGQSNPTFKLVTPQRAYVMRAKPGPAAKLLPSAHAVEREYRVMDALADTDVPVAKMLALCEDESVIGRAFYVMEFVQGRVLWDPSLPGASSAERTAIFDEMNRVIAALHSVDVAAVGLADYGKPGNYFTRQIGRWSRQYQASETEPIDAMNRLIDWLPQHIPDQGDAANERVSIVHGDYRMDNLIFHPDEPRVLAVLDWELSTLGDPLADFSYHCMTWHVDPSQFRGIAGLDWAALGIPDEAHYVERYLSRTGFGIPGDWNFYLAYNMFRIAAILQGIMKRVVDGTAASAQALDAGRRARPMAELAWQYAQKVR
- a CDS encoding acyl-CoA dehydrogenase family protein, giving the protein MNFDYTPKVDALREKLLAFFDAHIYPNEPVFTGEIARNRQNGNPWLPTELIETLKQTARDAGLWNLFLPDSERGAGLTNLEYAPLCEIMGRVPWAPEVFNCNAPDTGNMETIERYGSDANKREWLEPLLQGQIRSAFLMTEPDVASSDATNIQTRITRDGDDYVINGRKWWSSGAGDPRCKVYIVMGKTDPDAPRHQQQSMILVPADAAGITVHRPLTLYGYDDAPHGHMEITLENVRVPAGNLLLGEGRGFEIAQGRLGPGRIHHCMRLIGLAERALELMAKRTLSRVAFGKPIAEQGVTQERIAEARCMIEQARLLTLKTAYMMDTVGNKGARGEIAMIKVVAPNMACQIIDWAIQAHGAGGLSDDFPLAYAYALARTLRFADGPDEVHRNAIAKLELARHLPARA
- a CDS encoding glutathione binding-like protein, which produces MIDVYSWATPNGHKVHIMLEETGLEYTAHPVDIGAGDQFKPDFLAVSPNNKIPAIVDPAGPRGADGRPFALFESGAILIYLAEKTGRFLPTDPAERYATLQWLMFQMGGIGPMLGQTHHFRVYAPEPIEYAINRYTNETRRLYGVMDRQLGKHAYLAGDAYTIADIASFPWTRSWKNQGIELDDFPNVKRWHEEIAERPAVVRGVEVLASVRKPVMDDKAKEMLFGATQYAKR
- a CDS encoding MaoC family dehydratase, which translates into the protein MTSLPVAPVITLADTGAVHALLGGEPLVSGWVEIDQARVDRFADATGDRQWIHVDPERARRESPFGGPIAHGFLTLSLIPGLLDETVTLQQRMGVNYGLNRVRFTAPVPVGTKVRARFAVQRVTDVDDNGVQVEWMVTLEREGSERPVCIAQFITRHHF